In Granulicella mallensis MP5ACTX8, the sequence GCAGAATCAGAAGGCCACGAGGCTTTACGCCGGTCCGCAGCGGCACGATGGCGGCGCCGTCCGAGGTGATGGAGACGCCGGGGGCGTGGGCCAGTTCATGCAGCTCCGTGGTGTCGATGGTCGGGGGCCAGGCGATGCTGGTGTCAAGGCCCGCCCGGTAGCTCCGATTGCCCTCCAGCAGATAGAAGAGGACCGAATTCGAACCGGTGGCAAGCGTGACCGATGCCGGAATGGAGTTGGTTAGCTGGGTCAGCTCCTCGCTCTGCAGCAGGTCGCGGCTGAGGCTGTAGAGAATCTCCAGTTCCGACTGCCGGGCACGGGCATCGCTGGACTCCGCGCGGATGCGATGCGACAGGCGGCTGGCAAAGACGGCTGTGATGAGGAATACGGCAAGGGCGACGAGGTTTTGTGGATCGGAGACCGTGAACTTGTAGAGCGGCGGAAGAAAGAAAAAATTGTAGCAGGCAGTGGCGACGAGTGAGGCTCCGATGGAGAAACGCAGACCCCATCTGGCCGCGATGAACAGGATAAGCAGCAGCAAGGTCAGAGCGACGGTCGTCTGGTTGGCATGCACGACGAGCCTGTAGAACGTTACAATTCCCGCGAGACAGGCTGCGGCGCCGATGCAACGCATAATGGTAATAAGCCGTTTCGAGTTCACTGTGAGATTCTACGACTCGTGCGGTTCTCCTGCTGGGGTATTCCGACGGGGAGGTTCCATATGTCGTTTTTAAAGAAAGCGGCTCTCGTTAAGTCCGTTATGTAGAAACAGGAGAACTGCTCTATGGGTGCATGCGACACGCCAAGGAAACGACCCGAAGACTGGCTTGAGTCCGCGGAGAACGTAGAGAAGAAGCGTGGACGCTTCAAGGTCTTTCTCGGCTATGCGCCCGGAGTAGGCAAGACCTTCAGCATGCTGAGTGAGGGCATCCGCCGTCAGGGCCGTGGCGAAGACGTCGTGATTGGGATCGTGGAAACGCATGGCCGCATCGGGACGTCCGAGGTGGCCGCGAAGATCGAGACCGTTCCGCGCCGCGAGATCGACTACAAGGGGACACTCTTTTCGGAGATGGACGTGGATGCCATTCTGGCACGGCAGCCACAGGTAGCGCTGATTGACGAACTCGCGCACACGAATGTGGAGGGCAGCCGATTTCAGAAGCGCTATGAGGATGTCTTTGCACTGCTGGATGCCGGCATCGATGTGGTGACCACGGTGAACATCCAACACGTCGAGAGCATTACGCCACGGGTACAGTCGCTCACCGGCATCACGGTGCGCGAGACGGTGCCGGACTGGGTGCTCGATCGGGCGGACGAGATCGTCATCAGCGATTTGACCCCTGAGGCGTTGGCGACGCGCATGCGGCGTGGCGATATCTATCCGATGGAACGGGTAGAGCGGGCTCTCTCGAACTTCTTTCGCCGCGGCAATCTGATTGCCCTGCGCGAGATGGCCCTGCAGCGGGTGACACGCGCTGTCGATCGCACGCTCGATGACTATGTGAAGCGCAAGCAACTAGGAGGGCATTGGACGGTTGCCGAGAAAGTTGCCGTCTGTATCAGTGCCAGTCCTGCGGCGCGTGACCTGATCGCGCGCGGTGCGCGTCTTTCGCAGGGCATGGATGCCGAGTTCTATGTGCTGCATCTCGATACGGAACGTGATCGCGAGCCGGAGGCAGCACGCGCGCTCGACGATAACCTGCAGTTCGCGCGAAACCTGGGAGCAACCATCGTGCGCCTGAAGGGTTCGAGTGTGGCGAGTGCTACGGCAGAGTTCGCGCAGCAGAATCGCATTACACAGGTGTTGTTCGGACGCTCGGCGTTGACAGGGATTAAGAAGTACCTCTACTTTCTTGCGATCCAGCAATTCGCAGCGGCGGCCCCGCATACGGACTTGCATATCATTACGCAAAAGAGCCAGTGAGTTGCCGGCAGCTTTTGTTGTTGCTCGCTTTCGCCGTTGTTTGTTTTCGCTGTTGTTTGTTTTTCGTCGTCATCCTGAGCCGTAGGCGAAGGACCCCCGCATTTTGCACGATGCTCGAGGAATAGACACCAGCTAAGCTGGCGTACAGTCGCTGAGGCCTTTCGCGTGAACCTGAAATTTGGGTGGTGATCCTAAATGCGGGGGTCCTTCGCCAAACCACCCCAGCAAGCGCAAAGTACGCGCTCGCCGGGGACCCCGGTACGGCTCAGGATGACGACGAAAAACAGGCAACGGCTAAACAAACAACAGCAAAAAGCCCTTTTAAAACCCTTATGAAACCCTTATGCTCCGCGCTCTACGATTAAAAGCGTGATGATTCGTCGTGCCCAATTAGTGCCATTTAGCTGCCGATCTTTCTTGTACGGCTGCAGATCGGCGTTATCGCCGGACGACATCCCTTCGGATAATCCCAAAATATTATGAATGATCCAGAGACGTACTTTGTAGTTCCGACACATCGGCTACGCGATGTAAGTCAAACAGTGCATGAATACGACGAGCACTTTTGGAAGAACGGTCACTCTCCACAAATGATCGTCTTCGATGACTCCACTCCCACCAACGTGGAGAAGTACTTCAGCAGCCTGGAGCAACTGAAGACGAATTCCGACCTGTTCTACGTAGGTCCCCGCGAAAAAGAAGAGTTTATTGCTTATATCAACTCTCGTCTTCGCAATAAGCGGCTAGAGCCGCTGGTGAAAAACCTCTTCCGGCCCAGCTACGGCGGCAATCGAAACTACACCTTGATGTACTCTCTGGGCGGCCTGATGGTCAGCTCCGACGATGACATGCGACCCTATTCCCTCATGGAAGATAGTCCCGAGTCACTGGAGAACAACGAGATCAGTCGCGGGCGTCTGCATAAGGTCGGTAAGAACGGTTATGCAAGAAAGTCATTCGACATCATGTCGGCTTTCTCCGATGTACTCGGCAAGCCTGTCTCTGAGATTCCGGAAAACTATGAGCATGGCGATTTCCTGATCGACACCGCGATGGACCTGGAGACCAACGTCACCAAGGGACTGATCGAAGACAATGCCACCCTCCTGCAAAGAGGACGGGTCTCGGACGATGCGGTCGTCAAAATGGCGCAGACCTTCCGTTCCGGTACGAACGATATCGACGCTATCGATTTTGTCGACATGTTCCTGAACGATGAAGACCAGACCAGCCTGGACAGCCTGAACGATCTCTACGTCCTGGTGAACTTCCGTCCGGCGGTAACGAATAAGAACTGGCGCATGGACTGCGGCGTAGCCGGCTATGACAATACGTTTGGCCTGCCGCCGTTCTTCCCGACAAGACTGCGTTTTGAGGATTACATCTATCGGCTCTGGATCCAGCAGGAAGGTATCGTAGCGGCGCATGTCGATGCGGCGCAGCACCATACCAAGAGCAACTACATGCGGAATCCTCCGGCCTCCGAGGTGTTGAACGAAGAGATTGCCAACCTGCTCAAGAGAAAGATCAAGGACTCTCTCACCAGTGTGGATGAACTCGGCATCACCTTCGGCTACACGGGAGAGGTCACAGCACAGGATGCGGAGGAGATTCTGGAGAAGATCACCAGCCTTCATACCCGCGCGCTGCGTGCGGCAGAGACGGCAAAGAGCCAGGATCGCATCGATGCGCTGCGTCTCTTTGCGGCCAATCTCGAGAAGGCATTCTATGGCTTCGAGCCTGACTTCTTCCAGCACAACCTGCTGCGTATCGTCGACGACGCGATCGCCGTCATCAAGGCTTCCATCGAGCTTTGGCCGACGCTGGTAGAGATTTGTTACTTTCAGAAACTGCGTAATGGCCTTCCGATGATGCATCTCGGACGGGCGGCACGATAGGTCCCTTATGCGAATTGCACAGGTAGCACCACTTTTTGAAAGTGTTCCCCCGGGTCTCTATGGCGGTTCGGAGCGCGTGGTCTCGTGGCTTACAGAAGAGCTGGTTCAGCTCGGCCACGAGGTCACGCTGTTTGCCAGCGGCGACTCGCAGACCTCGGCGCATCTTGTGCCGGTATGCGAGAAGGCCCTGTGGCGTGACAAGGATTGCCGCGAGACCTTGCCGCACCACGTGCGCATGATGGAGCTTGTCTTTCGGGATCTATCCCGCTTCGACATGATTCACTTTCATAGCGACTACATTCACTTCCCGCTGGTCCGCCGCTACGGCTGTCCCTCGGTGACTACGCTGCATGGCTTTGTCCATGCGCACGATCTGCGCGAACTGCTCGAGGAATATCACGACGTTCCGTTGGTCGCTATCTCCAATAGCCAGCAGGAGCCTGTTCCCAATGCCAACTGGCTGGGAACGGTGTATCACGGTCTTCCCGA encodes:
- a CDS encoding histidine kinase, encoding MGACDTPRKRPEDWLESAENVEKKRGRFKVFLGYAPGVGKTFSMLSEGIRRQGRGEDVVIGIVETHGRIGTSEVAAKIETVPRREIDYKGTLFSEMDVDAILARQPQVALIDELAHTNVEGSRFQKRYEDVFALLDAGIDVVTTVNIQHVESITPRVQSLTGITVRETVPDWVLDRADEIVISDLTPEALATRMRRGDIYPMERVERALSNFFRRGNLIALREMALQRVTRAVDRTLDDYVKRKQLGGHWTVAEKVAVCISASPAARDLIARGARLSQGMDAEFYVLHLDTERDREPEAARALDDNLQFARNLGATIVRLKGSSVASATAEFAQQNRITQVLFGRSALTGIKKYLYFLAIQQFAAAAPHTDLHIITQKSQ